One genomic segment of Ipomoea triloba cultivar NCNSP0323 chromosome 9, ASM357664v1 includes these proteins:
- the LOC116030862 gene encoding uncharacterized protein LOC116030862 has translation MQRQSLGSPGSKHLLVQAGRDDVTSATVTAADSAVSLPVNYAEDEERKSVKYLSKSENYVHLIPVLTILCFLILYLSSHNPSEKDLAQFSGSKAISKPIGNSDNFQKDVDVKRGDILAIRSLRNLREAKKKYRFNRKTAEF, from the exons ATGCAGCGCCAATCACTGGGCTCGCCGGGATCCAAGCACCTCCTCGTTCAAGCAGGCCGCGATGACGTCACCTCCGCCACCGTCACGGCGGCGGATTCCGCCGTTTCGCTCCCGGTTAACTATGCCGAAGACGAAGAGCGCAAGTCGGTGAAGTATCTCAGCAAATCCGAGAACTACGTTCATCTCATCCCCGTCCTGACTATCCTCTGCTTCCTCATCCTCTACCTCTCGTCTCACAATCCTTCTGAGAAAG ACTTGGCTCAGTTCAGTGGATCCAAGGCAATTTCTAAGCCTATAG GAAACAGTGACAATTTCCAGAAAGATGTAGATGTCAAGCGAGGCGATATTTTGGCCATTCGAAGCTTGAGGAACCTGCGGGAGGCTAAGAAGAAGTATAGATTTAACCGGAAAACGGCTGAATTTTAA
- the LOC116028623 gene encoding dolichol-phosphate mannose synthase subunit 2 produces MELADKAVGLLLTVTSLSIFTYYTFWVIILPFVDSDHFVHKYFLPQEYAIIIPVFAGVALLSFLSMFIGYVMLKSKKKKKA; encoded by the exons ATGGAATTAGCAGATAAAGCTGTTGGGCTGCTTTTAACTGTAACCAGCTTGTCAATTTTCACATATTATACCTTCTGGGTCATTATCCTG CCTTTTGTTGACAGCGATCATTTTGTGCACAAGTACTTTCTCCCACAAGAATATGCCATCATCATTCCTGTATTTGCTGGTGTAGCACTTCTCAGCTTCTTGAGTATGTTCATTGGATATGTGATGCTCAAatccaagaagaagaagaaggcatGA
- the LOC116028749 gene encoding uncharacterized protein LOC116028749, which yields MVLWEITLATAYFLGLKRTYRLALRIQRRVIRPKYPKIRQFAHRRTRAVFDVVLKFHRKIQERDLEAGRNLGNWILRWLDKAKPTANIRGEPPSIGSPNKFNSKPLANSTPPKKLDSFQKFDAKQDQDSSRHLFTSSRNMWPKAFPTVAMMMRPTKPAGTSIHYRQFSISRLGDFKANLGSNTYSGMVRPDIMQWIQRGHLTNQPTFAALSCKKLNFLEV from the exons ATGGTGCTATGGGAGATAACATTGGCAACGGCGTATTTCTTAGGTTTGAAGAGAACGTACAGACTCGCATTGAGGATTCAGCGGCGGGTGATTAGGCCCAAGTATCCGAAGATTCGTCAATTTGCTCACAG ACGAACACGAGCTGTGTTTGATGTGGTACTCAAGTTTCATAGGAAAATACAAGAAAGAGATCTTGAAGCTGGAAGGAATCTTGGCAACTGGATCCTTCGATGGCTTGATAAAGCAAAGCCAACAGCTAACATCCGAGGAGAACCCCCTTCCATTGGCAGTCCGAACAAATTCAACTCCAAACCACTTGCAAACTCAACACCCCCCAAGAAGCTCGACAGTTTTCAGAAGTTTGATGCAAAACAGGATCAGGATTCCAGCAGGCATCTGTTTACCTCATCAAGAAATATGTGGCCTAAAGCCTTTCCCACTGTTGCAATGATGATGAGGCCTACAAAGCCTGCAGGAACTAGCATCCACTACAGGCAGTTCAGCATTAGCAGGCTTGGTGACTTCAAAGCTAACCTTGGAAGCAATACTTACAGTGGCATGGTACGCCCGGACATAATGCAGTGGATTCAACGTGGTCACCTTACTAATCAACCTACGTTTGCTGCTTTATCTTGCAAAAAGCTGAACTTCCTTGAGGTTTGA